From the genome of Blautia pseudococcoides, one region includes:
- a CDS encoding DeoR/GlpR family DNA-binding transcription regulator produces the protein MRTKRIDLIEAFIEQEKSVSLDTLCEKFNVSKNTIRRDIDDLVKKGTAEKVYGGVVSTQQPSDTRLLPYEQRHTVLSAEKDAISKKAASFVENGDVIYIDTGTTCLNMVDCLSHLNCTIITNSLQIFIRAVPYPNLQVISLPGILNRDTLSFVGSEIPGYLRTFNITKAFMASTGVTIENGLTNASAGEYAVKKAVIQNSRTRYLLSDHTKFGKFALMTYCRLNEVQHVITDQALTVEYQDYCREYGISVHLA, from the coding sequence ATGCGCACAAAACGAATTGATTTAATAGAGGCTTTCATTGAACAGGAAAAATCCGTATCTCTGGATACCCTGTGTGAAAAATTCAATGTATCCAAGAACACCATACGAAGGGATATTGACGATCTTGTAAAAAAGGGAACTGCAGAAAAGGTATACGGCGGTGTGGTCAGCACACAGCAGCCCTCTGATACAAGGCTGCTGCCCTATGAACAGCGCCACACGGTTCTGAGTGCGGAGAAGGACGCCATATCAAAAAAAGCCGCATCCTTTGTCGAGAACGGAGATGTGATTTATATTGACACAGGTACCACCTGCCTGAATATGGTAGACTGCCTGTCACACCTGAACTGCACCATCATCACAAACAGCCTGCAGATTTTTATCCGCGCGGTTCCATACCCCAATCTGCAAGTCATCTCCCTGCCCGGCATACTAAACAGGGACACGCTCTCCTTTGTGGGAAGTGAGATTCCGGGATATCTGCGCACCTTTAATATCACCAAAGCGTTTATGGCATCCACAGGTGTCACCATTGAAAACGGCCTGACCAATGCCTCCGCTGGGGAATATGCCGTTAAAAAAGCGGTCATCCAGAACAGCCGGACACGTTATCTGCTTTCTGACCATACAAAATTCGGGAAATTCGCTCTGATGACTTACTGCCGTTTAAATGAAGTACAGCATGTGATCACAGACCAGGCGCTTACCGTGGAATATCAGGATTACTGCAGGGAATACGGGATTTCTGTCCACCTGGCATGA